DNA from Onthophagus taurus isolate NC chromosome 2, IU_Otau_3.0, whole genome shotgun sequence:
gttgatttttatgcaccttgtattatttttatgtgaTATATTTTCCATTAGTccataatgtttttaatagttAATATATGACTGattttgtttgattattttttattatacaaaatacaTGATAttgtgtattaattaaaaattgaagttttatttaaatgatttggaaagtttataagaaatatattggtttacattaaatttggaTTTTCCCATGTTTATTGAATTTCAGATTTCATTACAATTCTTATCTTGcaagttacaaaaatattataacatgataacatttaactttaaatatgGCTGgaatttaaatcaacaacaGTCTTCAACAAAAGCACATTAAGAGCATAACATGACAAATCgggtttcatttaaatttttaattttaattgtatttatatGTGGAGCAAAATCTAATTCAggtaaattgtttattaattttatttagattatttcattgctttttaattatttagattatgattattattggAGAGATTATAATGGGGCAATTCCACCTGATGCAGTAACAGCTGCATATGGAGTCTATATAGGACAAGTATATCGTAATTGTACATTAATTCCTGGCGCTTTGTATtctgaaaatcaaaattttgtgggagaattttatggaaaatttgAAACCAAAACgaatattaaagtaaaaagaaCTAAGAAATTTAGATTTTCCAGATACAATTGTAATCTTATTTGTAGATATTATGCTCACATGGACTTCTTAAATGGGTTATGGTTAATTTGGATGATGTTCCATTTGAAGATCCAGATTGCAAATTAGTTCGTGGTGGATTCGAAGGCGATACATTTAATTGGTACATTGGTAGATATTTCCATGAAAATATGTGGAAAGTGAGTAAAGTGGGTtaccaacattttaaagctttGAGTTTATGGACTAATAGCGGTAGTTatgtacatattaaaaaatttgaagtcTTAAAAGTATGTAGATAATTTATAGCCACttcaatataaaaatgttattaaattttactattgtaccataaaaaaattgatttaattttgtttttattaagctataatttatagaaattttattactaataaaACTCGTTCAGCCCAgtttacatttatatttattattctcTGAACAAACCTGATTAGATACCTAACTAAATTCTCAGTTAGTAAATATTAGGTCGCTTATTCTAAAATAGTACATAAACATAAatggaataaattttaaacagttTGTTAGTTCATGATGTTTATTTTTCTACGCTAGTAATCACATCCTGTACACGAATGAACttagatttctttatttcagtTTCCAATTAGTAACGCTATTTAATCGGAAAATCTTTTACACCTAAATGTGAAGttgataacttttaaaaaataatattagcTAAAAAACTCCTGTAACTTATTTCATATAATAATCTCCACATTCTACATCTTGCCTGTAAGTATATTCTTCCACTTCAAAGACTTGATTCACGCAGTCACACCAGTTATCGGTTTTTACCATTTTTCAAGCTTTTcgttgcaaaattttttaacatctgcaaatttaaatgatttattactttttttatttatatattttgcgTAGATagtttcgaacaatttttctacgatggtttaaatatattttgatttttaatatataattatgtatatcttggttgaagtataacattttaaatacttGACTTTGACATTGACTTAacattataacaaatatactctatttttatttctttatacaaTCATTATAATTTCTCATATTTTATCTGTAAGATGTCTGCAAGTATACATAAAATGAACTCCAGCATGGCAAACgtaagaaatctttttaaacGTTCGGttgaatttcaaattataCGCGATAAACGCATAAAGCAAATTAAGAGAATCGCTGGTGCTGAACCAGAAATTGAGGtaagttttagaataaaatcgaacttttaatgaaattatcgattgtcattgtaataaaaaagttgtgaTTATAGGATGAAGATGAATTCGAATTAAGCAATACACAATTTGTAACCGCCTGTCTTATTTACCAAACAAATATCTAtcacatatttaattttatcgatatattagcaaaaaatcgtggatgtaaatggaatatttaacttaaaacaagctttaaattaaaaattaatatttatatttttttcagttATCGTTTTTGTAGGATTTTTTGTTGTGGAAATGTTTGTTACATTACCACTAATGTCTTTATTTATCTTCATGAGTAGTTACTCAAAAAAAGGTTTCATTACTTTTTGGGATTGCGTCCCAGTGTTTGCaggtaatttaaataattaattgtatttcgattttttttggttttaaggTATTGGTTATAGCTTATTACTTTGCCGAATAACATATGGCATCTTCCAAGTTCAATTTATGACGgcacctttaattttatttattaaatcattgtTTACTGATGACGTAATTGAAGATGTTTCAAACAATTGTAAACAAGACACTAATGGCGTATGCTACCCAATGCACCCTAAAAATCCGCTCAATGTTTCTTGTCCTACCAATTTTTTGAGTAGAGGTAAAAACGAAACTATTTATATGGCAACACAACATTATTACAGGTATATGTCTGGTTTAATTAACATGatgaaattaaatgaattataaatttttaaggttttaCATAATGGGTTATGATAGATTtgtaaatacaattttaaaagtaaacaaCGAATTTGTTTTCGCTTCACTATTCATTTGGATTGTTGTATTTGCCATATCTATATTTGGAGTACGACGCATTGCAAAAATTACGTTgaatttacaaattttgttgaGTTTTTTTGTATGTTCGATTGCCATTTAtggattaattttaacaaatgaTCCTATTGTATCGCGACCACCGCAAGGAAGCCTAGCACAAATAGacgtaattataattataattattattatatttttaattataaaaaacaaaatttaatatacatttttagttttgggTTGAAATGTTAATCCATTCAGCCGATATAATCGTTGTGTCGGATTCAATTTACATAGGAACATTAAAACCGAAATCTTTATCACCGATTAAAGCTGGTATTCAAGtagttgtttttaaatacattttttttatggcGATGATGGTTTACACACAAAGATGTAGTCAATTGGTTTTGGGACATTATAAATTTACAGACGCCCGatgtcttttaatttttggtcACGACGTTTTATTCGCATTCATACCCGACGTATTGTATAGAGTACGGTTTGGAGTCGGTCTTTCAATATTTTGGTACCTTGTCTTATTTTGGAGTAATTTAAACATGTTGATATTTACAACCATCGGATGCGCCTCTgcattattagaaaaatttcaaagGTTACGCAGGTTTAAAATATTGGTGTATTTTGGTTTTTGTGCAATCGAATTTATTGCTAGCATATATTTTTGCACAAATTTAAGTATAAATACTATTTATACGTATAGATTTAATGGAGATATATATTACAGTAcagtttgttttgtttttataagttttgctttgatgtttatttattcaacGAAAAGGATTATTGAAGATTATACTTTTACTTATGGAAACCCACCTCCTAAATTTTGGATAGTTAGTTGGCAAACTGCACCTATAGTTGCATtggtaaaataatatttttatagaattaatGGACGAGTTCAGCACACACTGCAGCCGAACTTGAAACTTGAAACTTGAGAGTATTTTGATATATGTCATGTGTTGAGAACGATAAGCATATACGGTGGCAGTCGGGTTAATTTTGTAGTGTTCGTTAATTACATCGGCTAAGATAGTCGCAGTTCGGTAACGTAAGCAGATTAATCAGGTTCATAACTCTGTTAGTAATCTTAATAACCTTATTGTGCAACTAGAGTTAGGTGTAACTTCTTTATAAATCCTGTTTGTTGTTTGTTAtcgttaacaattaaattcaatctcggtattaattattgaatatATTATGTTGTgcattattattgtattacgTTCTCTATTTTCGACCAATGTTTCGTTACTCTACTCCatgattcttttttaaaacttaatttgtaTCATCTATCATTATAGCTGTGTGTACTCAATTCGTCCTATATActccttaaaaatgtttagaatcgaaatatttaagaaccTATTCCCGCACAGCATAAACTAATAGGCATcagttttttattgaaagattTGACATTGTATTTTCTGCAAGCACCATAGATCAGGACAAACctacattcttttttttaatttatacgtATTTTGAGTCTTTTATAACTTGCTGCATGAATTTACATCGTTGTACTGTTGCTATCTGATGTTACTATTAATTAACGACAGATTGTAGTCTATATTGGTTTATGCTGAGTTGAAAACTTAATTTGTATCATC
Protein-coding regions in this window:
- the LOC111425968 gene encoding sodium- and chloride-dependent glycine transporter 1-like isoform X1; the encoded protein is MSASIHKMNSSMANVRNLFKRSVEFQIIRDKRIKQIKRIAGAEPEIEDEDEFELSNTQFVTACLIYQTNIYHIFNFIDILAKNRGFIVFVGFFVVEMFVTLPLMSLFIFMSSYSKKGFITFWDCVPVFAGIGYSLLLCRITYGIFQVQFMTAPLILFIKSLFTDDVIEDVSNNCKQDTNGVCYPMHPKNPLNVSCPTNFLSRGKNETIYMATQHYYRFYIMGYDRFVNTILKVNNEFVFASLFIWIVVFAISIFGVRRIAKITLNLQILLSFFVCSIAIYGLILTNDPIVSRPPQGSLAQIDFWVEMLIHSADIIVVSDSIYIGTLKPKSLSPIKAGIQVVVFKYIFFMAMMVYTQRCSQLVLGHYKFTDARCLLIFGHDVLFAFIPDVLYRVRFGVGLSIFWYLVLFWSNLNMLIFTTIGCASALLEKFQRLRRFKILVYFGFCAIEFIASIYFCTNLSINTIYTYRFNGDIYYSTVCFVFISFALMFIYSTKRIIEDYTFTYGNPPPKFWIVSWQTAPIVALFAFIYMFYEMAQSKKIFLIFSAIIWSYIHCIIMISPVFMQFLSKCCRHVKLRRMNTVTKPSDSWGPYDTEQNRARKFYFPGRDARYRTERLTCQHTCIANSKTYAEEKLKHRMKWHKLLGDIQKSHGLPKGRLVLIEDPN
- the LOC111425975 gene encoding uncharacterized protein; amino-acid sequence: MTNRVSFKFLILIVFICGAKSNSDYDYYWRDYNGAIPPDAVTAAYGVYIGQVYRNCTLIPGALYSENQNFVGEFYGKFETKTNIKILCSHGLLKWVMVNLDDVPFEDPDCKLVRGGFEGDTFNWYIGRYFHENMWKVSKVGYQHFKALSLWTNSGSYVHIKKFEVLKVCR
- the LOC111425968 gene encoding sodium- and chloride-dependent glycine transporter 1-like isoform X2; translation: MFVTLPLMSLFIFMSSYSKKGFITFWDCVPVFAGIGYSLLLCRITYGIFQVQFMTAPLILFIKSLFTDDVIEDVSNNCKQDTNGVCYPMHPKNPLNVSCPTNFLSRGKNETIYMATQHYYRFYIMGYDRFVNTILKVNNEFVFASLFIWIVVFAISIFGVRRIAKITLNLQILLSFFVCSIAIYGLILTNDPIVSRPPQGSLAQIDFWVEMLIHSADIIVVSDSIYIGTLKPKSLSPIKAGIQVVVFKYIFFMAMMVYTQRCSQLVLGHYKFTDARCLLIFGHDVLFAFIPDVLYRVRFGVGLSIFWYLVLFWSNLNMLIFTTIGCASALLEKFQRLRRFKILVYFGFCAIEFIASIYFCTNLSINTIYTYRFNGDIYYSTVCFVFISFALMFIYSTKRIIEDYTFTYGNPPPKFWIVSWQTAPIVALFAFIYMFYEMAQSKKIFLIFSAIIWSYIHCIIMISPVFMQFLSKCCRHVKLRRMNTVTKPSDSWGPYDTEQNRARKFYFPGRDARYRTERLTCQHTCIANSKTYAEEKLKHRMKWHKLLGDIQKSHGLPKGRLVLIEDPN